A single genomic interval of Fibrobacter sp. UWB13 harbors:
- a CDS encoding type II toxin-antitoxin system RelE/ParE family toxin: MPVIIFSPKASEDLDSIKAYIESELGGPQAANEKVLEILDAIDNLAIFPEIGPSLKGKVDSLSRYRCLSVSNYIVFYRIELDKVLIVRILNSRMNYLNILEL; this comes from the coding sequence ATGCCCGTCATCATTTTTTCGCCAAAGGCCTCCGAGGATTTGGATTCAATCAAAGCGTATATAGAATCTGAATTGGGCGGTCCTCAAGCGGCAAATGAAAAGGTTCTTGAAATCCTTGACGCCATCGACAACCTTGCCATTTTTCCTGAAATAGGTCCATCCTTAAAAGGCAAAGTAGATTCGTTGAGTCGATATCGATGTTTATCAGTATCGAACTATATTGTTTTTTATCGAATTGAACTTGACAAGGTGCTTATTGTCCGCATTTTGAATAGTCGAATGAACTACTTGAACATTTTGGAATTGTAG
- a CDS encoding type II toxin-antitoxin system prevent-host-death family antitoxin, which translates to MPCILPVSDLRNYNEVLQNVSEESPVFLTKNGRGCYVVIDIKEYERMVAALKLQKALAEGERSAEQGGWLSAADVRKKYEV; encoded by the coding sequence ATGCCCTGCATTTTACCAGTGTCTGATTTACGAAATTACAATGAAGTTCTTCAGAATGTATCTGAAGAGTCTCCAGTATTCCTAACCAAAAATGGTCGGGGTTGCTATGTTGTCATTGACATTAAGGAGTACGAACGGATGGTTGCAGCTTTGAAACTCCAGAAGGCTCTTGCCGAGGGTGAACGATCTGCCGAACAGGGTGGCTGGCTTTCCGCTGCGGATGTGCGAAAGAAATACGAGGTGTAG
- a CDS encoding type II toxin-antitoxin system RelB/DinJ family antitoxin, which yields MSQTTFSIRMDDNLKKDFDKLCEEFGMSMTTAINVFARAVVREKRIPFEVSSTKAPAYAADRRVFYNASPVASRMSMVMRLLSAEAERAGAADMTLDEINAEIDAARSGR from the coding sequence ATGTCGCAAACCACCTTTAGCATCAGAATGGATGACAACCTGAAAAAAGACTTTGATAAGCTTTGTGAAGAGTTTGGCATGTCAATGACCACGGCGATAAATGTCTTCGCTCGTGCCGTTGTGCGCGAGAAGAGGATTCCCTTCGAGGTTTCATCCACAAAGGCTCCCGCCTATGCCGCCGACAGGCGCGTTTTCTACAATGCAAGTCCAGTTGCGAGCCGTATGTCGATGGTAATGCGCCTGCTTTCTGCCGAGGCAGAAAGAGCTGGGGCCGCCGATATGACTCTAGACGAAATCAATGCCGAAATTGATGCTGCCAGGAGCGGCCGATGA
- a CDS encoding putative toxin-antitoxin system toxin component, PIN family gives MKFYAVIDTNVIVSALLKWNSVSGVVLQAVFNGFVVPVYNDEILNEYRNVLNRPKFGFSSELISETISQIESLGVMENNLPQKLH, from the coding sequence ATGAAGTTTTATGCGGTCATTGACACGAATGTCATTGTTTCCGCTTTGCTGAAATGGAACTCTGTTTCTGGAGTCGTATTGCAGGCTGTTTTCAATGGATTTGTTGTTCCTGTATACAATGATGAAATTCTGAATGAGTATCGCAATGTTTTGAATAGGCCGAAATTCGGTTTTTCTTCAGAGTTGATTTCAGAAACCATATCCCAGATAGAATCCTTGGGTGTTATGGAAAATAATTTGCCACAGAAATTGCATTAA
- a CDS encoding family 43 glycosylhydrolase, protein MFGKNLIVSSVLALACTGFAQKIVITTNYTADPAPYVHGDTVYLYTTHDEDNADGFMMYDWLLHTSTDMVNWTSHGAVASLGDIKWSTKTNGAWAEQVIERDGKWFMYVPIHGNGISVLVADSPYGPFKEPLNKALVWQREHWNDIDPTVWIDDDGQAYMYWGNPDLYMIKLNKDMISTQGSIVTYPKIKDYQEGPWVYKHGDHYYMTFASTCCAEGIGYAMSDKITGPWTYKGDIMPHSSRSNGNHPGIIDFKGKSYVFGLNYELWRYKSEKMGQKYQHKERRSVGLSEMKYNADGTIQKIDYWPDNGVAQLEDFDPYKRVEAETMSWGEDVRVRKSGTAGNTVITNLSEGKYTKISGVEFGDAGAESFSASVLSVKKASSITVRLDKVDGEIIGKAEFSADGLVTVPLTGAVGKHDVFFVFAGDFEADYWEFEDSKTAIPQSPFCKAKLTDPEAKCDVPVIGASVEGPANFIDFENYDLGGAGKAYYDMDTKNQGEEYREDRVDIVKNGDGFAVGYTQKGEWLEYTVNVETSGTLPFELSYATGMESASVRFFMDNEPITDTLSLSGTDDFDTYATYKGKTTKELTKGEHVLKVLITSDYVNLDWIAFGKIDGDIMDKRNGTTGILPKFASDAVNAFAKNAGVYKVFDLMGNMVGKVRFNAGASLTEIKTGLKTAGFGRGVYVVRNPAGKTLKLQVGE, encoded by the coding sequence ATGTTTGGTAAAAACCTAATCGTTTCTTCCGTATTGGCCTTGGCTTGTACGGGTTTCGCTCAGAAAATTGTAATCACGACGAACTATACGGCGGACCCGGCGCCCTATGTCCATGGGGATACGGTTTACCTGTACACGACCCACGACGAGGACAATGCCGACGGGTTCATGATGTACGACTGGCTGTTGCACACATCCACGGATATGGTCAACTGGACCAGTCACGGTGCCGTGGCAAGCCTAGGAGACATCAAGTGGAGCACAAAGACTAACGGGGCCTGGGCGGAACAGGTCATCGAGCGCGACGGCAAGTGGTTCATGTACGTCCCCATTCACGGCAATGGCATTTCCGTCTTGGTGGCGGACAGCCCTTATGGCCCTTTCAAGGAACCTTTGAACAAGGCGCTGGTCTGGCAGCGCGAGCACTGGAACGATATCGACCCTACCGTCTGGATTGACGACGACGGACAGGCCTACATGTACTGGGGCAACCCCGATTTGTACATGATCAAGTTGAATAAGGACATGATTAGTACTCAGGGGTCCATCGTCACCTACCCCAAAATCAAGGATTACCAAGAAGGCCCCTGGGTCTATAAGCACGGCGACCATTACTACATGACTTTCGCATCCACCTGCTGTGCCGAAGGTATCGGGTATGCCATGAGCGACAAGATTACTGGCCCCTGGACCTACAAGGGCGACATTATGCCGCATTCTTCGCGCAGTAACGGAAACCACCCGGGTATCATCGATTTCAAGGGGAAATCCTACGTTTTCGGCCTAAATTACGAACTTTGGCGTTACAAGTCCGAGAAAATGGGCCAGAAATACCAACACAAGGAGCGTCGTTCTGTCGGCCTTTCCGAAATGAAGTACAACGCCGACGGCACTATTCAAAAGATTGACTATTGGCCGGATAATGGCGTGGCCCAGCTGGAAGATTTCGACCCGTACAAGCGCGTGGAAGCGGAAACCATGTCGTGGGGCGAAGACGTGAGGGTCCGTAAGAGCGGTACTGCCGGCAATACGGTCATCACCAATCTTTCCGAAGGAAAATACACCAAGATTAGCGGCGTGGAATTCGGCGACGCGGGCGCGGAAAGCTTCTCGGCATCCGTTCTGAGCGTCAAGAAGGCCTCGAGCATCACCGTCCGCTTGGACAAGGTGGACGGCGAAATCATCGGCAAGGCGGAATTCTCCGCAGACGGTCTTGTGACAGTTCCGCTTACAGGCGCTGTCGGCAAGCACGACGTGTTCTTCGTGTTCGCAGGCGATTTCGAAGCAGACTACTGGGAATTCGAGGACAGCAAAACCGCCATTCCGCAGAGCCCCTTCTGCAAGGCTAAACTCACCGACCCCGAAGCTAAATGCGACGTTCCGGTTATAGGCGCAAGCGTCGAAGGCCCCGCCAACTTCATTGACTTTGAGAACTACGACTTGGGCGGTGCAGGCAAGGCTTATTACGACATGGACACCAAGAATCAGGGCGAAGAATACCGCGAAGACCGCGTGGACATCGTGAAAAACGGCGACGGCTTTGCAGTGGGCTACACGCAGAAAGGCGAATGGCTGGAATACACCGTGAACGTCGAAACTAGCGGAACCCTCCCCTTCGAACTTTCTTACGCAACAGGCATGGAAAGCGCAAGCGTACGATTCTTTATGGACAATGAACCCATCACCGATACACTATCGCTTTCTGGAACCGATGACTTCGATACATACGCTACGTACAAAGGCAAAACAACCAAGGAACTCACCAAAGGCGAACACGTGCTCAAAGTCCTAATAACAAGCGACTACGTAAACCTCGACTGGATTGCCTTCGGTAAAATTGATGGCGATATTATGGATAAGCGCAATGGCACCACAGGCATTTTGCCGAAATTTGCTTCGGATGCTGTAAACGCTTTCGCAAAAAACGCAGGTGTTTACAAAGTCTTTGACTTGATGGGCAATATGGTTGGTAAAGTCCGCTTTAACGCAGGAGCTTCGTTGACAGAAATCAAGACTGGTCTCAAGACGGCCGGCTTTGGGCGCGGAGTCTACGTCGTCCGGAATCCTGCTGGAAAGACCCTGAAATTGCAAGTCGGGGAATAA